DNA sequence from the Tissierella sp. MB52-C2 genome:
CAGTTGAAATTATTTCCCATCCTAATTCTCTTAAACATGATGCAAACTCCACTATACCTTCCTTATGAAAAACACTTATTAATGCTCTTTTCATTAGCTCACCTCTAGTTTATAATCACTTTTCTTCCTTCAATGTATAATCTATTTTCACAATATAACTTAACTCCTTGTACTAGAATTTCATGTTCTACTTTTAATACCTTTTCTTTTAAAGTATCTATTGTATCCTTTGAATCTACTTCTACTACTTTCTGAAGTATAATTGGACCTGTATCCGTTCCCTCATCTACAAAATGAACTGTAGCTCCTGTAAATTTAACTCCATAACTTAAGACTTCTCCATGAACTCTCTCACCATAATAACCTTTACCACAGAAACTTGGTATTAGTGAGGGATGGATATTTATTATTCTCTCTTTAAATTCATGAATAAAGGATTTTGATAAGACTTTTAAATACCCAGCTAAAACAATTAATTCTATATCTCTTTTTTTAAATTCATTTATTAGCCTTAGATTATATTCCTCCTCCGAATCAAAGGCTTTCCTTCCTATAAATATGCTTTCTATCCCTGCATCTTTTCCTCTAGTTAATCCATAGGCTTCTTCTTTATTGGAAATAATCAGCTTTATTTCACCATTGATATTTCCATCTTTAATATTATCTATTATTGATTGTAGATTAGTTCCGCCACCAGAAATTAAAACTCCAATTTTTACTGGTGGCATAGTACTACTCCTTCAGCACCTTTCTTAACCTGACCAAGAACTACAAAGTCTTCTTCCTTTTCTTCTAAT
Encoded proteins:
- the purN gene encoding phosphoribosylglycinamide formyltransferase, whose protein sequence is MPPVKIGVLISGGGTNLQSIIDNIKDGNINGEIKLIISNKEEAYGLTRGKDAGIESIFIGRKAFDSEEEYNLRLINEFKKRDIELIVLAGYLKVLSKSFIHEFKERIINIHPSLIPSFCGKGYYGERVHGEVLSYGVKFTGATVHFVDEGTDTGPIILQKVVEVDSKDTIDTLKEKVLKVEHEILVQGVKLYCENRLYIEGRKVIIN